Proteins from a genomic interval of candidate division KSB1 bacterium:
- the rpmA gene encoding 50S ribosomal protein L27: MAHKKGVGSSRNGRDSNAKRLGVKRFGGQVVTAGSILVRQRGTRIHPGPNVGIGKDDTLFALVNGTVKYYSSGKDKKFVTIIPA, translated from the coding sequence ATGGCGCATAAAAAAGGTGTAGGAAGCAGCCGGAACGGTCGCGACAGCAATGCCAAGCGGTTGGGCGTCAAGCGTTTCGGCGGCCAAGTCGTGACGGCGGGAAGCATTCTCGTACGGCAGCGCGGAACGCGCATTCATCCCGGGCCCAATGTCGGGATCGGCAAAGACGACACGCTGTTTGCCCTTGTCAACGGCACGGTCAAATACTATTCGAGCGGAAAAGATAAAAAGTTTGTCACCATAATTCCCGCTTAA
- the rplU gene encoding 50S ribosomal protein L21 gives MYAVVEIAGQQFKVKKDDVVLANRLPGEQGDEISIDKVLLVSDEQGIKVGAPYVDGAKVTAAILEQTRGDKVLVFKKKRRKRYKVLKGHRQLLTALQIKEITA, from the coding sequence ATGTACGCGGTAGTGGAAATAGCGGGACAGCAGTTCAAAGTCAAGAAGGACGATGTCGTGCTGGCGAATCGCCTGCCTGGAGAGCAGGGCGATGAAATTTCGATCGATAAGGTGCTGCTGGTTTCCGATGAGCAGGGGATCAAGGTGGGTGCGCCTTATGTAGACGGCGCCAAAGTGACTGCGGCGATCCTTGAGCAGACCCGTGGGGACAAGGTTCTTGTGTTCAAGAAGAAGCGTCGCAAACGTTACAAAGTATTGAAAGGTCACCGTCAACTGTTGACGGCGCTGCAGATCAAGGAAATCACGGCTTAA
- the gatC gene encoding Asp-tRNA(Asn)/Glu-tRNA(Gln) amidotransferase subunit GatC, translated as MSVTIEQVEKIALLAKLSFSEEEKRVFVDQFNQILSYVEKLNELDTSQVEPTFHVLEQVNVLRDDQVKPWLTQEETLANAPRAHHGFFSVPKVIG; from the coding sequence ATGTCGGTTACGATCGAGCAAGTAGAAAAAATTGCCTTACTGGCCAAGTTGTCCTTTAGTGAAGAAGAAAAGCGGGTGTTTGTGGATCAATTTAATCAGATCCTCTCTTATGTGGAAAAGCTGAATGAATTGGATACATCGCAAGTAGAGCCCACTTTTCACGTGTTGGAGCAGGTAAACGTACTGCGCGACGATCAAGTGAAGCCGTGGCTGACTCAGGAGGAAACGCTGGCTAACGCGCCGCGCGCACATCACGGGTTTTTCAGCGTACCCAAGGTGATTGGTTGA